A window of Streptomyces gilvosporeus contains these coding sequences:
- a CDS encoding 6-phosphofructokinase — protein sequence MRVGVLTGGGDCPGLNAVIRGAVRKGTQEYGYDFVGFRDGWRGPLEGNTVPLDITAVRGILPRGGTILGSSRTNPFTEEDGVRRIKDNLAKYEVDALIAIGGEDTLGVATRLSGEHDVPCVGVPKTIDNDLSATDYTFGFDTAVGVATEAIDRLHTTAESHMRVLVVEVMGRHAGWIALHSGLAGGANVILIPEQRFDIGEVCGWIESRFKVRYAPIVVVAEGAMPKDGQMVLKDDSTDSFGHVRLSGVGEWLAKEIEARTGKEARTTVLGHTQRGGTPSAFDRWLATRFGLHAIDAVHDGDFGKMVALRGTDIVRVPIAEATAKLKTVDPALYAEVGVFFG from the coding sequence ATGCGGGTCGGAGTACTCACCGGCGGCGGCGACTGCCCTGGTCTGAACGCGGTGATCCGGGGTGCCGTCCGTAAGGGCACCCAGGAATACGGATATGACTTCGTCGGCTTCCGGGACGGCTGGCGCGGTCCGTTGGAGGGCAACACCGTGCCGCTGGACATCACGGCGGTCCGCGGGATCCTGCCGCGCGGCGGCACCATCCTCGGCTCCTCGCGGACCAATCCGTTCACGGAGGAGGACGGCGTCCGCCGGATCAAGGACAACCTCGCCAAGTACGAGGTCGACGCGCTGATCGCGATCGGCGGCGAGGACACCCTGGGGGTCGCCACCCGGCTGTCGGGCGAACACGACGTGCCGTGCGTCGGCGTCCCCAAGACCATCGACAACGACCTGTCGGCCACCGACTACACCTTCGGTTTCGACACCGCCGTCGGCGTCGCCACCGAGGCCATCGACCGGCTGCACACCACCGCCGAATCCCATATGCGGGTCCTGGTCGTCGAGGTGATGGGCCGGCACGCCGGCTGGATCGCCCTGCACTCCGGCCTGGCCGGCGGCGCCAACGTCATTCTTATTCCTGAGCAGCGCTTCGACATCGGCGAGGTCTGCGGCTGGATCGAATCGCGCTTCAAGGTCCGCTACGCGCCGATCGTGGTCGTCGCCGAGGGCGCGATGCCCAAGGACGGCCAGATGGTCCTCAAGGACGACTCCACCGACTCCTTCGGCCATGTCCGGCTCTCGGGCGTGGGCGAATGGCTGGCCAAGGAGATCGAGGCCCGCACGGGCAAGGAGGCCCGGACGACGGTGCTCGGGCACACCCAGCGCGGCGGTACGCCCAGCGCCTTCGACCGCTGGCTGGCCACCCGCTTCGGACTGCACGCCATCGACGCGGTCCATGACGGCGACTTCGGGAAGATGGTCGCGCTGCGCGGCACCGACATCGTCCGCGTCCCGATCGCCGAGGCCACCGCCAAGCTGAAGACGGTCGATCCGGCGCTGTATGCCGAGGTGGGGGTCTTCTTCGGCTGA
- a CDS encoding 2-hydroxyacid dehydrogenase, protein MEIVAFGVQADERAPLEKAFAGRHQLRSLDVVINRDTAPIAHGYEIVSSSVNGDLGADVLQTLAAGGTKMITQRSTGFNNIDLEAAADLGMTIGRVADYSPYAVAEFAWGLALAVDRRIVLAAHRTRNFDFRLDGLMGRDLRGRTVGVLGTGRIGEAFTRIAHGFGMHLLGWDIAENPNCLALGMTYADKERLFAEADLISLHVPLVAATRHLVDRAALASMRNEAILINTSRGGLVDTAALVGTLKTGKLAGVGLDVYEEESGIFTFDKSLDVMDDDILARLMTFPNVLVTAHQAYFTRDAVGQIIDATVGNVEDYLAHRTNENMLVTQGQPRAAER, encoded by the coding sequence GTGGAGATCGTCGCCTTCGGGGTGCAGGCCGATGAGCGGGCGCCGCTGGAGAAGGCTTTCGCGGGCCGTCACCAGCTGCGCAGCCTGGACGTCGTCATCAACCGCGACACCGCCCCGATCGCGCACGGCTACGAGATCGTCAGCTCCAGCGTCAACGGCGACCTCGGCGCCGACGTGCTCCAGACCCTCGCCGCCGGCGGCACCAAGATGATCACGCAGCGCTCCACCGGCTTCAACAACATCGATCTGGAGGCCGCGGCCGACCTCGGCATGACCATCGGCCGGGTCGCGGACTACTCCCCGTACGCGGTCGCGGAGTTCGCCTGGGGCCTCGCGCTGGCCGTCGACCGCCGGATCGTCCTCGCCGCCCACCGCACCCGGAACTTCGACTTCCGGCTGGACGGGCTGATGGGCCGCGATCTGCGCGGCCGTACCGTGGGCGTGCTCGGCACCGGCAGGATCGGCGAGGCGTTCACCCGGATCGCCCACGGCTTCGGCATGCACCTCCTGGGCTGGGACATCGCCGAGAACCCCAACTGCCTCGCGCTGGGCATGACCTACGCCGACAAGGAGCGGCTGTTCGCCGAGGCCGACCTGATCAGCCTGCACGTCCCGCTGGTGGCGGCGACCCGCCACCTCGTCGACCGGGCCGCGCTGGCCTCGATGCGCAACGAGGCGATCCTGATCAACACCAGCCGCGGCGGCCTGGTCGACACCGCGGCCCTGGTCGGCACCCTCAAGACCGGCAAGCTCGCCGGCGTCGGACTGGACGTCTACGAGGAGGAGTCCGGGATCTTCACCTTCGACAAGTCCCTCGACGTCATGGACGACGACATCCTCGCCCGCCTGATGACCTTCCCGAACGTGCTGGTCACCGCGCACCAGGCGTATTTCACCCGGGACGCGGTCGGCCAGATCATCGACGCCACGGTCGGCAACGTCGAGGACTACCTGGCCCACCGCACCAACGAGAACATGCTGGTCACACAAGGACAGCCGCGAGCAGCCGAGCGGTGA
- a CDS encoding response regulator: MVVDDHPMWRDAVARDLAEAGFEVVATAGDGLQAVRRARAAAPDVLVLDLNLPELPGVQVCRELVGSLPGLRVLVLSASGEHADVLEAVKSGATGYLLKSASTGELLDAVRRTAVGDPVFTPGLAGLVLGEYRRLATEPAPAAPDEPGAPQLTERETEVLRLVAKGLSYKQIAERLVISHRTVQNHVQNTLGKLQLHNRVELVRYAIERGLDDA; the protein is encoded by the coding sequence ATGGTGGTCGACGACCATCCGATGTGGCGGGACGCGGTCGCGCGGGATCTGGCCGAGGCCGGCTTCGAGGTGGTGGCGACGGCCGGTGACGGCCTCCAGGCGGTGCGCCGGGCCCGGGCCGCCGCGCCCGATGTGCTGGTCCTCGACCTCAATCTGCCGGAGCTGCCCGGCGTCCAGGTGTGCAGGGAACTGGTCGGCTCCCTGCCGGGGCTGCGGGTGCTGGTGCTCTCCGCCAGCGGTGAGCACGCCGACGTCCTGGAGGCCGTCAAATCCGGTGCGACCGGCTATCTGCTGAAGTCCGCGAGCACCGGGGAACTGCTCGACGCGGTGCGCCGTACGGCCGTCGGCGATCCGGTCTTCACCCCCGGCCTCGCCGGTCTGGTCCTGGGCGAGTACCGCCGCCTGGCCACCGAACCGGCCCCCGCCGCACCGGACGAACCGGGCGCCCCGCAGCTGACGGAGCGGGAGACCGAGGTGCTGCGCCTGGTGGCCAAGGGCCTCTCGTACAAGCAGATCGCCGAACGCCTGGTGATCTCGCACCGCACGGTGCAGAACCACGTCCAGAACACCCTCGGCAAGCTCCAGTTGCACAACCGCGTGGAGCTGGTGCGCTATGCCATCGAGCGCGGCCTGGACGATGCGTAG